From Octopus sinensis linkage group LG14, ASM634580v1, whole genome shotgun sequence:
AAGAAATTTATTTGTTGATGATTTCACATGTAGTCATAGTTGTGAGGTTAATAAGCTACTGAAGCCAGTTTCCAAATGAACATTAGCATTGATTGATTTTTAGCAGACACTTAAATGAAATATTAGATCCATTGATTGGGACATGAAGGAACTCTTTCAGACATTCATCTTCATGTAATGAATCTAAGGTAAGACAACCTAGTAAGAACTATATTTCTTAAGCTGACTTGGTACCAAAGCTCAAGATAAATTCTAAAATGTTGCTACTCCCTTGAAGTGAACTGCAATTCATGCATGAAAGAAATAGTTTCTAGCAAGTTTGAGAAAGATAATATTTTGTTGAGGAAGTCTAATAATACTGAAATGTATCTGAATTAACTCCCTTACTAgctgaaattattaaaataatattaaccaTTGCTTACTGAATGTATGTTGTCTCTTTTCCTACACAGAAGTAGATATTTGATACTTTTAGAAGGTTCAGCACAAATACCAGCTTGATGCCTGGTATTAGTAACACCACCAAAGGCTACAATATGAAATGGGTTTGTAAAAATAACTATACTACATCATCCAGTATGCAGGTAAACAATGAACACATTCAGGTCTTAGGTAAAGGGTCCCtttgatagaaaaatatattatggcCCTCATCCAATGCTAGTACATCCAGCAATAAGCCTATAACTTGTTCTGGGAGGCTGGGCTGGGCACCCAAAGCAGATCCAGGAGAGAACAACTGTAAGTATTTGGGAAATTGGAATGTCGCAATTTTTACAGGTAAAGCCCCACCTTCCATGAactatacacagaaaaaaaatggatgggaaaaaaaatggtatttaaAGTTCAGTTCATTAATTAAGTTATCACTAAATTCAATTAAATTAGATTGGCTCATTTATGAGTTGAATACTTTTGCCATGGACATAATGGTATATGAACTGTGAACCTATTATTCAGAATGGATATAGTTTGGTAGTGTTATTCTCAGCTGGTATATAAGTATTATTAGcaccattgttgtcatcatcattgtcacgtcgtcatcatcattgtcgtcatcgtcatcatcgtcatcatagtcattgtcgtcatcgtcgtcattgccatcgtcatcatcatcatcgtcgtcatcatcgtcatcatcatcatacatatatacatagtacatacatactgtgtgtatgtatatatgtatgaatgaatgaatgaaatattgaTACCTAACATTGGTACTGGGCCACAAATTCTGGAAGGGAGATTATAAGCAATTAAATTTCTtaacagttattttattttatcaacccctgaaggatgcaaagcaaagctattctaggtggaatttgaacttggaacataaatgatagcaagacactttatctaaGACTTTAATGTTTTTGCCAAAATAAAATACTGgagctataataaataaattcatttgaaATTCTGATCTtctgaaatgcattaaaaatatcattgtaatatatattaaataaacacaGCCTTTGCTGCCTATGTTAAAAGACTGATGTGATTATTTCAAGAAATTCGAAGTaagatttcttcaaatttttctgatgatgaaattttattgTGTTTGAAAGAATTTTGTATGATTAAACATGTTGCAGAGTATGCAACTTTGGATGCTTGCCTGAATATTTGGGTATATATTATCAATTTCTGAAGTTAGCTACTTgtaattaaaatatgaataataggTAAAAGGCATCTATTTTGATAATTAACCTTCTGATAGCACACAAAAtgctatgaataaaaaaattgtttaattttttaaacatataatttatataaaaatattccattGAAATTTTAAGTTGGAATCTTTTAAGTTATGTTTCAAaagtttggcattaggaatggcattcaCACATAGgaatcaagccaaaacagacaacttgaACCTGGTACAATTCTCTGGATTATCAGCTCTAGTCAAACTGTGTAACCCctgtcagtatggaaaatggacattaaatgatgatgatgatgatgatgatgatgatgatgatgatgataattcaacCCTTCCATATTCTTGATTCTTTGGGTAacatattttattagaaatattgccACATGGGAAAGTTAGAATTGAACATTAGAAATCCAATATTGTGATGATAGATAAGGGAGAAAAATCATGCCTGATCATTGATATTGCTTGCTCTGGGGACAACAGAATTaccacaaaagaagaaaaactgacgAGATATGAAGCTCTGAAGACAGATATGAAAGTACTATATATGAGTGCTTTTACACAGTACCacatgtgtgctttttacatggcactgcactgGCATTTCTACATGGCATTCCATGGGTATGTTTATGTGATGTTGTACAGGCACTTATACacctgatatttatatatatatatactgttgttaagttaagttaagttaagttaattttttggctcaaaaagcaaaaagcaaggccatgtagggggacatggagttatgtacagggtggtgttcatgcaaagagttcaggccatttctggtcaagagagaccttgaaccgagtggtcatcggcatcttcactatcttgtccggcagcttattccacggatccgcaacccggatggagaaagcccctctcctttgattgagatgaaattgtcgcagatagagcttttcggagtgaccccgcagccgacgctctggagtaggagtgaagaacagctctttcgagaggttacactttccgcttatgatgttgtgagcaagaatgagcaagaatgagatcaccacggtggcggcatttttctagagaataaaggttgagcgtcttcagcctttctttataagacaaatgcttgagaccaagaaccatgcgggtagccagcttctggactctttcgagatggaAGAGACATTCTTTTttagtgccttatgatttaacacactcaccggtaaaatttccacttatttcttttttattttcctaaaattatcGTTGCCTCTTACAACTTTTTCAacagttttgactctgtccgttattcacactgcattcttttttatttgtttgtgcacatgtgtgtggtttagtgtgtgtgtgtgtgtgcctacacatgcatgtatgtatgtatgtatgtgtgtggatgcatgtatgtgtgtgtgtgtgcttatgtatatatgtatgtatgtgtgtatatttgtattatgtattctgcatattcatgtgtttctgtatctgtgtttgtgtgtttttatgtatgtgtgtgtgtgcatgtgcatgtgtgtgtgtttgtatgtgtgtgtgtgtttgtgttttgcaactatgtaccatgtttgtatgtatggatgtgcatctccatgtgtgtccttgtgtgaagtagtgtgtgtctgtatatatggtcatgcttgacatttcttctttaatatgcggccatgctggagcaccaccttgaggaattttggttgaactaattgaccccagtacttactttctttctttctaggcctggtacttattttaacactctcttttgctgaaccgctgagttAAGCtcatgtaaacataccaacactggttgttattTCTGTGGTGGTGAACAAACACAGTTACAAAgaaatgtgcacatacacacacagacacacacacacatgtacacaaacacacatgctcacacacacacacacatgcacgcatgcacacacacacagacacacacacacatgcacacacacatacacaaacacacacacacacagagacacacacacacatgcacacacacacatgcacacacacacactcaaacacacacacatgcacgtatgcacacgcacgcacacacacacacatgcgcgcacacacacacatgcgcacgcacacacacatgcgatagatttcttttggtttctgtctaccaaatccactcacaaggctttggtcagctcttGCCCAAGAttcctcgcagtgggactgaactcaggaccatgaggttaagaagcaaatttcttaccacacagccatgcctgcacctgtgtaACAAAATGCAATAAAGTGTAACCAGATGACCTGTTCTGATTAAGCATGCATCTGCTCTTGGAACACCTAATGTatggttccaagcaaccataaagatgaaacatacataggcgcagaagtagctgtgtggttccagattcagtcccactgcatggcaccttgggcaagtgtcttctgctatagcctcaggccgatcaaatccttgtgagtggatttggtagatggaaactgaaagaagcccgtcacatatatgtatgtgtgtgcgtgtgtatgtgtttgtgtttgtctctccaccatcactcgacaaccgatgctggtgtgcttatgtacacataacctagtggttcagcaaaagaaactgataagatgaatactaggcttacaaaggataagtcctggggccgatttgttcgactaaagatggtgctccagtatggccgcagtcaagtgactgaaacaagtaaaagaaataataagaataaaagaatagcaactgacaatattagtttcaaatttcggcgtaatttcaggggagggtgtAAATTGATTGccttgaccccagtgcacagctggtacttattttatcgtgcctgagaaaggatgaaaggcaaagccaaccttggcagaatttgaactcagattgtaaggtcagacaaaatactgctaataattttgccagctcactaccttatagTGGAggcccgtggcttagtggttaaggtgtcagcatcatgatcgtaagcttgtggtttcgattcctggaccgggcgatgcgttgtgttcttgagcaaaacacttcttttcacattgctccagtccactcagctggcaaaaatgagtaacactgcaatagACTAGTGTCCTGTCCagcgggggaacacatacgctatggaaactgggaaaccaggcccatgagcctggctaggctttaaaagggcacatttattattttttttactaccttaTAGCTTATAGAAATTGATAATATGAACATGTCCTTATCTTAAGttttcctgtatatatgtgtatgtgtttgtgcatatgtatatatgcatatgcatgtatgtatatatatatatatatatatatagatagatagatagatagatagatagatagatagatagatagatagatagatagatggatagatagatagatagatagatagatagatagatagatagatagacagacagatagatatagacatagatatatatatccatatatatatacatatcatgcatggaagatggatgttaaacgatgatgatgatgatatatatatatatatatatatgtatatgcatgtatatatgtgtgtatattacatagaaatgtgtatatatatgtgtgtgtgtgtgagtgtgtatgtatatacacatacataaatatgtgtataataataataataataataataattgtgtacagtgctcaggtgcactacaactcatctaaagtgtatgtataatcaggtgtagtttcggcggatttcggaaagcatgagggccttaaaggatgcagtgtcatggcagtcaacaactgacgcaggcagtttattccatgcttcagcaactctgagcgtgaaaaaatgtttccgaaagtcatgggaggtgtatacatacttatatatcctatgtgtatgtgattgtgtgtgtgtgtctaaatctACATTCTGTGTGCTTTGCATGAGAAACTGTTGAGTTACAATAGTGAAATTTAGTGTTACTCCACTCTTGAAAAAACTTTTTGCAGGTACTGCACTTTCAAAAACATGTGGCATAAAACATTCCTtactcaaaagaaaagaaaagaaaagtaacagtTACTGGAATCCCTCCATCTGTAAAACAATATTTCAATGatatcaatgatatatatttgaCAAACCCTTGTtaacctggaaaaaaaaaaaaaaaaaaaaacagacataaaaatgattgaattctatatataaatatttgtctgtGAATTCATGTTTTTGTAATcctcagataattttttttttatcgaagaaGGAAAAATCTAAGTTAAgttagcaaagaaaaaaaataaacaacaaaaaataaatacaggaaatttctagaaaaatattcatttttttcttatacaaTAAAGGTAAATTATCTTATTttgtgtttcaaataattttcaatgGATCATAACGAAAATATTTCCTTAATAGGAAATGTTTCCCCttgatgtaatttatatataaagttgtatGTATGCAAGCCTTTAATAAGAATTTGTATTGAAAATTTCAATCTTATTTCAATAAGATAGAAATCTAAATTTCTACGATTTATCTCCCCTTCATTTATAGCCATTTaacattacaaaagtcctgttaagCAGTAATGAATTGCAtttgaataatgaaataaatcgGAGTCTTACCTGAATAGATCTGTCTATGTTATCGGGATAATGACTTGGAGATTGTGAAGGTTTCCTTTCACATGTTAGTTCATGTTTAAAGTTATCTTCTCGACTTGGTTTTGCCTTGTGAAATTCTTTGCTATGTTCAGGAGGAAGTCTCACTGCCATAGCAGATGGCGAATCATACTGAAGTGCTGCCTGTTCACACAAATATTCTAATTGTCTATTTTCATCTAAAAATACATTGGAAGGTCTTAATTCACCTCTTTGTTGTGAATTTCTCCTGTTATTTTTTCTGACGATGCATATTGTGATAGACACCACTAGGATTACGGAAGCGGTCATTgctacaatgacgatgatgatgaataagttGATGTGTATTTTATCATCGTACTGTGCGTCTACAGCTGTAAACATTTTCAAAGTCTTGTTGCTGACCGTTAGAGTCAAAAATAACGTAGTAGTAGCTGTGAGAACAGGTGTACCGCTGTCTTTGACAGCTATATGTAGTTCATATAATCCAGCATCATTTTGATAGATGGCGCGAGAATATGACAACACTCCACTGTAAGGATTAACAGTgaacatttgtttattattacctTTAATTATTTCGTATCTGAGGAAGGAATTTACATGACTGTCTCTATCAGAAGCTCTTAATGTTGTGATGTCACTCTTACTCTTTGGATGGTAATGGACATCTAGATTGAAAGGGTTAACACTGGGAAACGTAAAATAGGgagcattgtcattttcatccaTAACTTCAACAACTACATCTGCTGTGTTGTTAAGAGATGGTATTCCATTGTCTTGAACTAAAACTTTGAATTTATAGATTTCTTGTTGTTCATGATCCAATGACTGTGTAgttgaaataaaaccaaatttagaaatcttaaatggaaaattatatctgttgttactTAAAAGATAATATGTTAGTTCACCTCCAGGTCCTAAATCAGGATCTGTAGCATTGATTAATCCGATTGGAAAGAatggattttcattttcataagtCAAAAACTTGAACATAGTTTTAGCAAAGTGTGGCTGTACATCATTGATATCTGTTACCTGAATTGAAAATTTCCTTTCAGATTTTAGTGAAGGGATTCCGTTGTCATGGCAACTTATTACCAAATTTATATTACTTTCTACTTCTCGGTCAACCACTTTCTttattataactttatatttcttttcaccaAGCTTCTGGAGTTGAAAATGTTCGTGGTCAACAACACAGTCTACATTACCGTTTTCTCCGTTGTCGTTATCAGTGACTTTAACATAGGCAATGAAACTGCCAACTTCTATTCCTTCTGATATAGATGCTGCATTGCCATTGGATTTTGAAACAAAGTTTACATCAATGATGGGTGCATCATTATGGCTGTTGACCATATTTACAAGCACAGTGGCAATGGAACTCAGCGGAGGGTTCCCTCCGTCTTGAGcttcaataaataatttgtatttatttacttcacCTGATTTGAACTTTTCCGGCAGAAGGATTTCCCCAGTCAATTCATTCAGTATGAAATTTTGCTTAGCATCATCAGTTGTTTTAGAACTGAAATAGTAAGAAATGTTCCCATTTCTACCTGAATCTAAATCAGTTGCTGAGAGAGTAATGATTGGCGAGTTTCTTTGTCTGTTATTCACTGTAACATTATAGACATTCTGTGAGAATACTGGAGAATTATCATTTACATCCGAGActgatatttttatgtttaacactCCTTGCTCCGGTGGATATCCTCCATCTTTAGCAATAACTTGTAACATGTAAATTTCTTTTACTTCTCTGTCTAGTGTTGTTTCTAATGTAATTCCTAGTGAGTAAGAACCATCAACTCTCTTGGAAACTGCGAGCGAAAATGGATCATAATTATTTTTCACCAATTCATAACTAATCTGCGAATTCAATATACCAATATCTTTGTCAATAGCATTGGGTATTGATCTTCTAGTACCTTTCCCATCAGTTTCATCAAATTGAAGTTCAATTTCTTTTGTTGGGAATTCAGGTTGATGGTCATTAACATCTTCTATAATCACTTTGATTTCTAATATTCTTAGAAAAGATTCCTTTTTTTGTACAGCAATATCTACTATTCTGGAGCACTCAGTGTTGTATTTACAAAGAGCCTCAGCATCCAATCGCTGAGCTGTATAAAGTTTACCAGTTTTAGAAACATTGAACAGCTCTCCATTCTTTGTGTCTTTTTGTAGCTGCTTGAACCGTATTAGATTTCTGTCTGTGATCAGTAATTCATCGATATGTGTGTCTCTGGTGATATCACCCAAATATACACCTGGGTTTCTATCTTCTTTCACATAGTAGGTAAAGTCTATACACTGACAGAAGGTTAGATAAAATGAAAGCAGATATACCCCAAGCAGTGTGTTCCAATCTAACGGTTTCACTGTAGACAAatagaaaatgatatttaaaataagtttttagATAAACAgaataatatgtaataaaaatgtattaaatatgcaATGAACATACAAacgaattaatataaattaaatactttaagcaatatacacatacatacatacacataccaacacacatgcatagatgcatacatacataaatgcatacacgcatacatacatacatacatgcatgcatacacacaaaaacacatacatacacaaacacgcacacgtgcatacatacatagatatgtatgtacgtacacacatacacaaacatacacacatacatacatatgtacatacatacccacacacacaaacatgcatatatacatacacaaacacacacatacatagatatgtatgtacgtacacacatacacaaacatactcacatacatacacacatacatacatacacacatacatacatacatacatacatacatacatacatacatgcatgcatacatacatacatacatacatacatacatacatacatacatacatacatacatacatacatacacacacacatacatacatacatacatacatacatacatacatacacacatacatacatacatacatacatacatacatacatacatacatacatacatgtgtgcgtatatttgaatGAAAAATGTGTAAGAGAATCCATTGAGAATTTCCTCTGAATTTGCCTTGTTAAAAATTTActagttgaaatatttttcataaaaattaattaaagctAAAATGCACGATATAAAATATAgccaataaaacagaaaaaaaaaaagaattctacgCATCTAAACACTATCAGATTACATTGATACTTCTTAAATTATATTCATACTTTGCTTACTTCTCTGATTCATTTGGAAGACTCATAATGCAGAAAacaggaattttaaaaaatggcgtaaaaagtaaaaggtaaaaaaaattttgaagaagcaaaaaaaagaaaaagccaaCTGAAATAACAAGAACAGTCTATCTCTGTATCTCTAGCTTAAATGTCATTTTGCAAAGATAACTTACCATTTCTGTACAATACAGTGATTTTAAGATTAACATGCTACATGCATTATGATATAACATGTTCTTCAGTGAGATGCAACGTGAAAACAGAACTGATTAACTAAAACCTGAATCAAATCCTGAAGGATagcttactctctctcactctaactctcactctctatccttaaaatccttaaaaatgttttagcccgaaggccacagccatgcttgggcacctatacctatttctttactacccacaaggggctaaacacagggaggacaaacaaggacagacaaacggattaagttgattatatcgacctcagtgtgtaacttgtacttatttaatcaacccccgaaaggatgaaaggcaaagtcgcctcggcagaatttgaactcagaatgtaatgatggatggaatacctatttctttattgcccacaaggggctaaacacagagaagacaaacaaggacagacaaattgattaagtcgattacatcgaccccagtgcgtaactggaacttatttaattgaccccaaaaggatgaaaggcaaagtcgacctcggtggaatttgaactcagaacgtaacgacagacgtaatacctatttctttactacccacaaggggctaaacacaaagaggacaaacaaggacagacaaatggattaagttgattatatcgaccccagtgcgtaactggtacttgtttaatcgaccccgaaagggtgaaaggcaaaatcgacctcagtggaatttgaactcagaacgtaacggcagacgaaataccactaagcctttcgcccagcatgccaacgtttctgccagctcatccccTCTAACACCTAtgcctatctctgtctgtctatctacatatatgtttgtgaatgaatgtatgtatgtatgtatgtatgtatgtatgtctctctctctaatttcttatgtgagtgtgcatgtttgtgtgtgtgtgtgtgtatataaaagggtaaaagccccctttggtcatgaatgaccatgaaattacacttagaaagttcccctccgaggcacaaggaCGGTCAagtttgtttatgaaagaccaacagttgcccatgtataccagcctctcctctccacaccacaccacaccactgatgttatccaagggaaaggctgatacagcttggcaccagaaaTTTAGGGGGAGTCAcccttactcttttacctgtttcagtcatttgactgcggccatgccgctaagttacggggacttaaacacactagcatcggttgtcaagcgatgctgaggggacaaacttatatatatcatcatcatcatcatcatatatatatatatatatatatatatatatacacttatatatatatacatatatacgacgggcttctttcagtttccatctaccaaatccactcacaaggctttggttggcctgaggctatagtagaagacacttgcccaagatgccacgcagagggactgaacccggaaccatgtggttggtaagcaagctacttaccacacagccactcctgtgcctatatatatggtggttgtctactctttatgcagagtttgaccacctcctgtacctacaccttagaactatcatggcatctgatgtggctttttaaaccaggcaATGTTTTGATAAGACACCCAcaatagattgcatatccgatttggaccaccaagagctgcagataggttctgatctttgtggatcttgaaatgtcttttgaggcctctgttagatttgcaaaccttctggcatacatggCATTGGAAGTTGtgcacagacatacaggcagCAGAAAAGTTGGTGgcagttcgttttccatgggtatatatatatatatatatatatagagagagagagagagagagagagacagagacagacagacagacagatagatagatagatagatggatagatagatatatagatagatcgataggtaggtagatagatagatagatagatagatagatcga
This genomic window contains:
- the LOC115218748 gene encoding protocadherin beta-15-like, encoding MKPLDWNTLLGVYLLSFYLTFCQCIDFTYYVKEDRNPGVYLGDITRDTHIDELLITDRNLIRFKQLQKDTKNGELFNVSKTGKLYTAQRLDAEALCKYNTECSRIVDIAVQKKESFLRILEIKVIIEDVNDHQPEFPTKEIELQFDETDGKGTRRSIPNAIDKDIGILNSQISYELVKNNYDPFSLAVSKRVDGSYSLGITLETTLDREVKEIYMLQVIAKDGGYPPEQGVLNIKISVSDVNDNSPVFSQNVYNVTVNNRQRNSPIITLSATDLDSGRNGNISYYFSSKTTDDAKQNFILNELTGEILLPEKFKSGEVNKYKLFIEAQDGGNPPLSSIATVLVNMVNSHNDAPIIDVNFVSKSNGNAASISEGIEVGSFIAYVKVTDNDNGENGNVDCVVDHEHFQLQKLGEKKYKVIIKKVVDREVESNINLVISCHDNGIPSLKSERKFSIQVTDINDVQPHFAKTMFKFLTYENENPFFPIGLINATDPDLGPGGELTYYLLSNNRYNFPFKISKFGFISTTQSLDHEQQEIYKFKVLVQDNGIPSLNNTADVVVEVMDENDNAPYFTFPSVNPFNLDVHYHPKSKSDITTLRASDRDSHVNSFLRYEIIKGNNKQMFTVNPYSGVLSYSRAIYQNDAGLYELHIAVKDSGTPVLTATTTLFLTLTVSNKTLKMFTAVDAQYDDKIHINLFIIIVIVAMTASVILVVSITICIVRKNNRRNSQQRGELRPSNVFLDENRQLEYLCEQAALQYDSPSAMAVRLPPEHSKEFHKAKPSREDNFKHELTCERKPSQSPSHYPDNIDRSIQVQPPTSPLYTQVQVRHHYKK